One Drosophila virilis strain 15010-1051.87 chromosome 5, Dvir_AGI_RSII-ME, whole genome shotgun sequence DNA window includes the following coding sequences:
- the dany gene encoding uncharacterized protein dany, with the protein MERTAVPRGKRPRVQVSMDDKERAIARIRNGETKAGISRELGVPESTVRGWVKRADQRMAREAGEGTETASPPSLVVHSLKLPAKRDHNGQQRTRSIAPMPVAVPLPMQLFQQAASSQLQLNGWLHIFNAGILNFTLIATAAYLRARVRGTTDRQSLWQIICEYVDEAGRNVAANGGQYVAPAGTTINRQQLSSPAPSRNVGGGGFVAPRLHITAEDDEDASMDVEGASP; encoded by the exons ATGGAGCGTACTGCCGTGCCCCGCGGCAAGCGTCCCAGGGTGCAGGTCTCCATGGATGACAAAGAGCGTGCGATTGCGCGCATACGCAATGGCGAAACAAAGGCCGGCATCTCACGGGAACTGGGCGTGCCGGAGTCCACAGTGCGCGGCTGGGTTAAGCGGGCCGATCAGCGCATGGCGCGCGAGGCGGGCGAGG GCACAGAGACTGCATCGCCACCCTCGTTGGTGGTGCACTCGTTGAAGCTACCCGCCAAGCGGGATCACAATGGCCAGCAGAGGACCCGCTCCATAGCCCCAATGCCCGTCGCCGTGCCGCTGCCCATGCAGCTCTTCCAGCAGGCGGCCAGCagtcagctgcagctgaatgGCTGGCTGCATATATTCAATGCGGGCATCCTTAACTTCACGCTGATTGCCACGGCCGCCTATTTGCGGGCACGCGTGCGCGGCACCACAGATCGCCAGTCCCTGTGGCAGATCATTTGCGAGTATGTCGATGAGGCCGGGCGCAATGTCGCCGCCAATGGGGGTCAGTATGTGGCGCCAGCGGGGACGACTATAAATCGACAGCAGCTTAGCTCACCGGCCCCTTCACGGAAtgtcggcggcggcggatTTGTGGCGCCACGGCTGCACATTACGGCCGAGGACGACGAGGACGCCAGCATGGATGTCGAGGGGGCAAGTCCGTGA
- the LOC6626564 gene encoding uncharacterized protein isoform X2: protein MTCPIRPIGSGNEHCPYDWLAVYDGRDEHSPLIGKFCGLGKFPFSIIGTSQYMYVEFVTSPAGPLLNTGFHFNVGNWPGHVETAGIKHGVCDWLLSSDSLKDSSASEGIFLSIAHWYPPNTSCSYHIKGHPGEIVRLYFPSFRINRIESPILKYEGDCGESLTIYDSDHADPARIIKTFCDTFSRPMEKVDFVSTSPSLYVQFDSKTGSYSGSSLYYWAHYDFFNNTRFGDPVPNTLCDEIMYAWKHPGGRLRSPLNSLIFKRTGGSDVRCQYKFVTDRRLYARAIIEVNSVSFKELPYNSNACTRCHEERVDKLVIWEERDKFQNNLACFCDNIPRAVRVISSADQMNLEMIVQGQHAITSYFKNPNPLFEATYEFAHGPLCGPITLGPSPDGELVFPYKKALAMVAGPMAPPEHHYRREKCIWELKVAAQRDLWLNLEKARFAERSCESAKIEVYLAGRLEPRFVVCPENISLARDLPILTTAELGATGADQEPLPVLIQYTGDGQPGKNIFRLVWTELFHLPRNPDGSLAASLLQDGGCDFRCPGDTQVCIPRHLLCNGIANCPNVTHTSTLAQLTRHIEWNLEQLGLLHHAGEYRQLVLHDESPEICLRRDLSELPYGKLALITLGICAVFALLIAILRRMCRGAPKQQGLQHLQEDY, encoded by the exons ATGACCTGCCCCATCAGGCCCATAGGGTCTGGTAACGAGCACTGCCCCTACGATTGGTTAGCCGTTTATGACGGACGCGATGAGCATTCGCCGCTGATAGGCAAATTTTGCGGTCTGGGCAAGTTCCCATTCAGCATTATTG GCACTTCACAATACATGTACGTGGAGTTTGTAACATCACCGGCGGGTCCGCTGCTCAATACCGGCTTTCATTTCAATGTTGGCAACTGGCCAGGCCATGTGGAGACTGCGGGTATAAAGCACGGCGTCTGCGACTGGCTGCTCAGCTCCGATTCGCTGAAGGACAGCAGTGCCAGCGAGGGCATATTTCTCAGCATCGCACACTGGTATCCACCGAACACCTCCTGCAGCTATCACATCAAAGGACATCCCGGCGAAATTGTGCGACTGTATTTCCCGAG TTTTCGCATCAATCGCATTGAATCGCCCATATTGAAGTACGAGGGAGACTGCGGCGAGTCGCTGACTATATACGATTCGGATCATGCGGATCCTGCGCGCATAATCAAAACCTTCTGCGACACCTTCTCACGTCCCATGGAGAAGGTGGACTTTGTGAGCACCAGCCCCTCGCTGTACGTTCAGTTCGACTCCAAGACGGGCAGCTATAGCGGCAGCTCGCTCTATTACTGGGCGCACTACGACTTCTTCAACAACACACGCTTCGGTGATCCGGTGCCCAACACGCTCTGCGACGAGATAATGTACGCGTGGAAGCATCCCGGAGGACGCCTGCGCTCTCCGCTCAACTCGCTCATTTTCAAGCGAACCGGCGGCAGCGATGTGCGCTGCCAATACAAGTTTGTGACGGATCGTCGACTCTATGCCAGGGCAATTATCGAGGTGAACTCGGTGTCCTTCAAGGAGCTGCCTTACAACAGCAACGCGTGCACGCGCTGTCACGAGGAGCGAGTGGACAAGCTGGTTATCTGGGAGGAGCGCGACAAGTTCCAAAACAACTTGGCCTGCTTCTGCGACAACATACCGAGGGCGGTGCGTGTTATATCCTCGGCGGATCAAATGAATCTCGAGATGATTGTGCAGGGTCAGCATGCGATTACCTCGTACTTTAAGAATCCCAATCCATTGTTCGAAGCGACCTATGAGTTTGCGCATGGTCCGCTTTGTGGACCCATCACCTTGGGCCCCTCACCTGATGGCGAACTCGTCTTTCCCTACAAGAAGGCACTGGCCATGGTGGCCGGGCCTATGGCACCACCGGAGCACCATTATCGCCGGGAGAAGTGCATCTGGGAACTGAAGGTGGCTGCTCAGCGGGATTTGTGGCTTAATCTGGAAAAGGCTCGGTTTGCTGAGCGCAGCTGCGAAAGCGCCAAAATTGAGGTTTATTTGGCCGGACGCTTGGAGCCGCGTTTCGTGGTTTGCCCAGAGAATATCTCGCTGGCCAGAGATCTGCCCATACTGACCACAGCTGAGCTCGGCGCCACGGGCGCAGATCAGGAGCCACTGCCGGTGCTCATTCAATACACGGGCGACGGCCAGCCAGGCAAGAACATCTTCCGACTGGTCTGGACCGAGCTGTTCCACTTGCCCCGCAATCCCGACGGTAGTCTGGCTGCGTCTCTGTTGCAGGACGGCGGCTGTGACTTCCGCTGTCCTGGCGACACCCAGGTCTGTATTCCACGACATCTGCTCTGCAACGGCATCGCCAACTGTCCCAATGTGACGCACACCTCGACGTTGGCCCAACTAACGCGGCACATTGAGTGGAATCTGGAACAGCTCGGCCTGCTACACCACGCCGGCGAGTACCGCCAGCTCGTCCTCCACGATGAGTCCCCAGAGATTTGCTTGCGACGCGATCTCAGCGAGCTGCCCTATGGCAAGCTCGCACTCATCACGCTTGGCATCTGTGCGGTATTTGCTCTGCTGATTGCCATCTTGCGACGCATGTGCCGCGGGGCGCCGAAGCAGCAGGGACTACAACACTTGCAGGAGGATTACTAA
- the LOC6626656 gene encoding putative gustatory receptor 58b, translating into MLNRKLRVLLIISYYHMLIYGLMPTTLKIGNCNLAIAKVSAGYMIYSVFLTVVLLLEVPCMMPGGLFSGYMRNNIVLQWALIVGLLVRIIAILSCYGLVWLQRQRLIQLYRDFLVHWRAHWQILCRVAGEESLERMQLILAGLLRRKLCINYAMLCCSILMQYRLLSSGNRLQLLMHAAAMLMVSVVRVGFFTLLLLLNHQFRAVQLSLQALCRRVRSRTQEDLRRIAAIHAEWVILARRAFSIYDVANASIFLNMFAVNVNILYHAVQFANQTIESDNWGFLIGDGLIVFNFWNSALIMNMVDSAINSCNDSAQLVKQFNDLYTLSPESEKELELFVIRLRNNRLVYRICGCVVLDKPACLGYLATVLCHVIFLMQFDLKRRYENGLTK; encoded by the exons ATGTTGAATCGTAAGTTGCGCGTGCTGCTCATCATAAGCTACTACCACATGCTCATCTATGGGCTGATGCCAACAACGCTGAAAATTGGCAACTGCAACTTGGCCATAGCGAAGGTATCCGCCGGCTATATGATCTATAGCGTTTTCCTGACCGTGGTGCTATTGTTGGAGGTACCGTGTATGATGCCCGGCGGCCTCTTCAGCGGTTATATGAGGAACAACATTGTGCTGCAGTGGGCTCTGATTGTAGGACTGTTGGTACGCATTATTGCCATTTTGAGCTGCTATGGGTTGGTCTGGCTACAACGCCAACGGCTAATACAGCTTTACAGAGACTTTCTTGTGCATTGGAGGGCCCACTGGCAAATCCTGTGCCGTGTTGCCGGCGAAGAGTCACTGGAACGAATGCAATTGATTCTAGCGGGACTACTGCGCCGCAAGCTGTGCATTAATTATGCGATGCTCTGCTGTTCAATTCTAATGCAATATCGGTTGCTCAGCTCGGGTAATCGTTTGCAGCTGTTGATGCATGCTGCTGCAATGCTGATGGTTTCAGTGGTTCGAGTTGGTTTTTTTacgctgcttctgctgctcaATCATCAGTTTCGGGCTGTTCAACTCTCGCTGCAGGCCCTGTGCCGGCGCGTGAGATCGCGCACGCAGGAGGATCTGAGACGCATTGCTGCCATACACGCCGAGTGGGTCATTTTGGCTCGACGCGCATTTAGCATTTACGACGTGGCTAATGCCAGCATCTTTCTGAATATGTTTGCCGTTAATGTGAATATTCTCTACCATGCCGTGCAATTTGCTAATCAGACAATAGAGTCCGATAACTGGGGATTTCTCATTGGCGATGGACTTATTGTATTCAACTTTTGGAATTCGGCCTTAATTATGAATATGGTGGATAGTGCTATAAACTCATGCAATGATTCGGCTCAGCTCGTTAAACAGTTTAACGATCTATACACACTGAGCCCGGAGTCAGAGAAAGAG TTGGAGCTATTTGTGATTCGCCTACGCAACAATCGTCTTGTCTATCGAATTTGTGGCTGTGTGGTCCTCGACAAGCCTGCCTGTCTGGGGTACTTAGCGACCGTACTGTGCCACGTCATCTTTCTAATGCAATTTGATCTGAAGCGTAGGTATGAAAACGGCTTGACAAAatag